A genomic stretch from Lysobacter ciconiae includes:
- a CDS encoding quinone-dependent dihydroorotate dehydrogenase produces MYGLARPLLFAMDAERAHDLGLRALDVAWRSGAASLLSKVPAPLPTRAFGLEFANPVGLAAGLDKNGEHIDALMALGFGFVEIGTVTPRPQDGNAKPRMFRLPSQKAVINRLGFNNAGVDALVRNVERADRKGALLGINIGKNKDTPNEIADGDYMYCLSRVYELADYVTVNISSPNTAGLRELQEEQTLRRLVGTLREEQERLGAKHGRRIPMLVKIAPDLSDPDIEACARVLTEMEVDGVIATNTTVSRIEVEGVRGADEAGGLSGKPLMGRSTTVLRMMRTRLPESIPLVGVGGILSGADAVTKMAAGATLVQCYSGLVYRGPGLIKECVEAIRRRKFAPSGGPLPPAA; encoded by the coding sequence GTGTACGGTCTGGCCCGCCCGCTGCTGTTCGCCATGGATGCCGAGCGCGCGCATGACCTTGGTCTGCGCGCGCTCGATGTCGCATGGCGATCGGGCGCGGCCTCGCTGCTGTCGAAAGTCCCTGCCCCGCTGCCGACACGCGCTTTCGGGCTGGAATTCGCCAACCCGGTTGGACTCGCCGCGGGCCTGGACAAGAACGGCGAGCACATCGATGCACTGATGGCGCTGGGCTTCGGCTTCGTCGAGATTGGCACCGTCACGCCGCGCCCGCAGGACGGCAACGCCAAGCCGAGGATGTTCCGCCTGCCCTCGCAGAAGGCGGTGATCAACCGGCTGGGCTTCAACAACGCCGGCGTGGACGCGCTGGTGCGCAACGTCGAGCGGGCCGACCGCAAGGGCGCGCTGCTGGGCATCAACATCGGCAAGAACAAGGACACCCCCAACGAGATCGCCGACGGCGACTACATGTACTGCCTGTCGCGCGTGTATGAGCTGGCCGACTACGTCACCGTCAACATCTCCTCGCCCAACACGGCCGGGCTGCGCGAGTTGCAGGAGGAGCAGACCCTGCGGCGACTGGTCGGCACGCTGCGCGAGGAGCAGGAACGTCTGGGCGCCAAGCATGGCCGGCGGATCCCGATGCTGGTGAAGATCGCGCCGGACCTGTCGGACCCGGATATCGAGGCGTGTGCCCGCGTGCTGACGGAGATGGAGGTCGATGGCGTGATCGCGACCAACACCACCGTCTCGCGCATCGAGGTGGAAGGCGTGCGCGGCGCCGACGAGGCCGGCGGACTGTCCGGCAAGCCGCTGATGGGCAGATCCACCACCGTGTTGCGGATGATGCGCACGCGCCTGCCCGAGTCGATCCCGCTGGTGGGTGTCGGCGGCATCCTCAGCGGCGCCGACGCGGTGACCAAGATGGCTGCGGGCGCCACCCTGGTGCAGTGCTACTCGGGCCTGGTCTACCGCGGCCCGGGCCTGATCAAGGAGTGCGTGGAAGCGATCCGCCGCCGCAAGTTCGCACCCAGCGGCGGACCGTTGCCGCCGGCTGCATGA
- a CDS encoding DUF4190 domain-containing protein, producing MNTSVSAPLPPPTQQVRRTSSMAVISLVAGILGWTLLPFVGSIAAIVTGHMARSEIKRGNGTVEGDGLAVSGLVLGYAMVALAIISIIGVLLLFGGLAAFLALASNWG from the coding sequence ATGAACACATCCGTCTCCGCCCCGCTTCCGCCGCCGACGCAGCAGGTCCGCCGGACCAGCAGCATGGCCGTCATCAGCCTGGTCGCCGGCATCCTGGGCTGGACGTTGCTGCCGTTCGTGGGCAGCATCGCGGCCATCGTTACCGGGCATATGGCGCGCAGCGAGATCAAGCGCGGCAACGGGACGGTGGAAGGTGACGGGCTCGCGGTCAGCGGGCTGGTGCTGGGGTACGCCATGGTCGCGCTGGCGATCATCTCGATCATCGGCGTGCTGCTGCTGTTCGGTGGTCTCGCGGCCTTCCTCGCGCTTGCCTCCAACTGGGGGTAG
- the amaB gene encoding L-piperidine-6-carboxylate dehydrogenase: MTHPVLTALGLNDTESGTYLGNGEWAKAGNAGTLEPLSPTDGESLAKVHATTQADYDTIVERAQAAFKVWRSTPAPRRGEAVRLCADALREHKDALGSLVALEMGKSKPEGDGEVQEMIDIGEFAVGLSRQLYGLTMHSERPGHRMYEQWHPLGVVGVISAFNFPVAVWAWNALVSAVCGNITIWKPSPKTPLSAIASIKICNEALRKGGFPDIFFLFNDAGTELAQHFVDDKRINLISFTGSTKVGRHVGERVARRMGRSLLELGGNNAMIVDASADLKLAIPAIVFGAVGTAGQRCTSTRRVFIHESIYDDVLAKLVTAYKQVEGKIGDPTDPANLMGPLNSPEGVKEFLDAIEKAKAAGGKVESGGEAIDRKGNFVLPTLITGLANSSEVVQTETFAPILYVMKFSTLDEAIEMQNDVPQGLSSAIFTESLKAAEQFLAAWGSDCGIANVNIGTSGAEIGGAFGGEKETGGGRESGSDAWRAYMRRQTNTINYSDELPLAQGIKFDL, from the coding sequence ATGACCCATCCCGTCCTCACTGCGCTCGGCCTGAACGACACCGAATCCGGCACGTACCTCGGAAATGGCGAATGGGCCAAGGCCGGCAACGCAGGCACGCTGGAGCCGCTGAGCCCGACCGACGGCGAGTCACTGGCGAAGGTGCATGCGACAACGCAGGCCGACTACGACACGATCGTCGAGCGCGCCCAGGCTGCCTTCAAGGTGTGGCGCAGCACTCCGGCCCCGCGCCGGGGTGAGGCGGTGCGCCTGTGCGCCGACGCGCTGCGCGAGCACAAGGACGCGCTGGGTTCGCTGGTCGCGCTGGAGATGGGCAAGTCCAAGCCCGAGGGCGACGGTGAAGTGCAGGAAATGATCGACATCGGCGAGTTCGCCGTCGGCCTGTCGCGCCAGCTGTATGGCCTGACCATGCATTCGGAGCGCCCCGGCCACCGCATGTACGAGCAGTGGCACCCGCTGGGCGTGGTCGGGGTGATCTCGGCGTTCAACTTCCCGGTCGCGGTGTGGGCATGGAACGCGCTGGTCTCGGCGGTCTGCGGCAACATCACCATCTGGAAGCCGTCGCCCAAGACTCCGCTGTCGGCAATCGCCTCGATCAAGATCTGCAACGAGGCCCTGCGCAAGGGCGGCTTCCCCGACATCTTCTTCCTGTTCAACGACGCGGGCACCGAGCTGGCCCAGCACTTCGTCGACGACAAGCGCATCAACCTGATCAGCTTCACCGGTTCGACCAAGGTCGGCCGCCACGTGGGCGAGCGCGTCGCCCGCCGCATGGGCCGCTCGCTGCTGGAGCTGGGCGGCAACAACGCGATGATCGTCGATGCCAGCGCGGACCTGAAGCTGGCGATCCCCGCGATCGTGTTCGGCGCGGTCGGCACTGCCGGCCAGCGCTGCACCTCCACCCGCCGCGTGTTCATCCACGAGTCGATCTACGACGACGTGCTGGCCAAGCTGGTCACCGCCTACAAGCAGGTGGAAGGCAAGATCGGCGATCCGACCGACCCGGCCAACCTGATGGGCCCGCTGAACAGCCCCGAAGGCGTCAAGGAATTCCTTGACGCGATCGAGAAGGCCAAGGCGGCCGGCGGCAAGGTCGAGTCCGGTGGCGAGGCGATCGACCGCAAGGGCAACTTCGTCCTGCCGACCCTGATCACCGGCCTGGCCAACAGCTCCGAGGTGGTGCAGACGGAAACCTTCGCGCCGATCCTGTATGTCATGAAGTTCAGCACCCTGGATGAGGCCATCGAGATGCAGAACGACGTGCCGCAGGGCCTGTCTTCGGCGATCTTCACCGAGAGCCTGAAGGCGGCCGAGCAATTCCTGGCTGCGTGGGGCTCGGACTGCGGCATCGCCAACGTCAACATCGGCACCTCCGGCGCCGAGATCGGTGGCGCGTTCGGCGGCGAGAAGGAGACCGGCGGCGGTCGCGAGTCCGGCTCGGATGCATGGCGCGCCTACATGCGTCGCCAGACCAACACCATCAACTACTCCGACGAACTGCCGCTGGCGCAGGGCATCAAGTTCGACCTGTAA